Proteins encoded within one genomic window of Gallus gallus isolate bGalGal1 chromosome 1, bGalGal1.mat.broiler.GRCg7b, whole genome shotgun sequence:
- the SAMSN1 gene encoding SAM domain-containing protein SAMSN-1 — MLKRKPSNVSDKEKSQKPKRTSSFGSFDRFRHHSVSKTDDSAEVSELETVSDIGDAAQTKAGYNGRSLGKKMRAISLTMKKKMGKKYIKALSEEMNEEGKDDSDPGGGIHTEKVSLKASDSMESLYSLNSGQSSSSGVTSCSDGTSNRDSLRFDDEVPYSGPFCGRAKVHTDFTPSPYDTDSLKIKKGDIIDIICKTPMGIWTGMLNNKVGNFKFIYVDIILEEEAAPRKIKPHRGSKRNKPKTLQELLERVHLQEYTSTLLLNGYETLEDLKDLHESHLIELNISNPEDRARLLSAIENLQDNDNEQEQISEGGQETQSLSPQHSFDKSQLNDCPRDSGCYISSENSDNGKEEVDPETLSDMVQSITITESN, encoded by the exons CGCACAAGTAGTTTTGGAAGCTTTGACCGTTTCAGACATCACTCAGTATCAAAGACAGATGATTCAGCTGAG GTTTCTGAGTTGGAGACTGTAAGTGACATTGGAGATGCAGCACAAACCAAAGCAGGATATAATGGAAGAAGCTTGGGTAAGAAGATGAGAGCCATTTCCCTTAccatgaagaaaaagatgggTAAAAAGTACATCAAGGCACTCTCCGAGGAGATG aatgaagaaggaaaagatgacaGTGATCCTGGTGGTGGAATACACACTGAGAAGGTCTCCCTGAAAGCCAGTGACTCTATGGAAAGTCTCTATAGTCTAAACAGTGGCCAGAGCTCATCTA GTGGGGTGACCAGCTGCTCTGATGGAACAAGCAACAGGGATAGCCTCCGGTTTGATGATGAAGTCCCTTACAGTGGGCCATTCTGCGGCCGAGCCAAAGTGCACACCGACTTCACGCCAAGTCCTTATGACACGGACTCTCTGAAAATTAAG AAAGGAGACATTATAGATATCATCTGTAAAACTCCCATGGGCATATGGACAGGCATGCTGAACAACAAAGTAGGAAACTTCAAGTTCATTTATGTGGATattattttggaagaggaagCTGCACCCAGAAAGATAAAACCGCACAGAGGAAGCAAAAGGAACAAGCCTAAAACGCTGCAAGAACTCTTGGAACGTGTCCATCTGCAG gaATACACCTCAACCCTCTTGCTAAATGGCTATGAAACTCTAGAGGATTTAAAAGATCTACACGAAAGTCACCTGATTGAATTGAATATTTCAAACCCAGAGGACAGGGCAAGATTGTTATCAGCAATTGAAAATCTACAGGACAATGACA ATGAACAAGAGCAGATAAGTGAGGGTGGTCAGGAGACACAGAGCTTAAGCCCTCAGCACAGTTTTGACAAATCACAGTTAAATGACTGCCCAAGAGATTCCGGCTGTTACATCTCATCAGAAAATTCAGATAATGGTAAAGAAGAAGTAGACCCAGAAACCCTGTCTGACATGGTGCAGTCAATAACAATCACTGAGTCAAACTGA